The Streptomyces sp. P9-A4 genome contains a region encoding:
- a CDS encoding LysR family transcriptional regulator: protein MELRHLRTFEAVARTLSVTQAAKELHYAQSSVSDQIQALERELGVALLDRSRRRVRLTPQGVALSEYTDRILGLLEEARWAVARPGSDVSVGALETVCLHVLPEVLSRHRALYPEARVRIAQDNRGELYKAVRRGDLDVCLTFGDPPVDAGLRAETLAREPLVVIAPPDHPLAAHGRSHLAELAAEPFLATGHGCGFREMYDKAFTGRVAKEPVAEVASIGALSACVAAGMGCALLPHLAVRAQADRGEIAIVEVDDADLHTSVTMTWLDRNSANPNLTGLQAVIRDHLAG from the coding sequence ATGGAGTTACGCCATCTCCGGACGTTCGAAGCGGTTGCCAGGACGCTCAGCGTCACCCAGGCGGCCAAGGAACTTCATTACGCCCAGTCCAGCGTCAGCGACCAGATTCAGGCGCTGGAGCGTGAACTGGGAGTCGCACTGCTCGACCGCTCACGCCGGCGGGTGCGTCTGACGCCGCAGGGCGTGGCCCTGTCGGAGTACACCGATCGCATCCTCGGGCTGCTGGAGGAGGCGCGCTGGGCGGTGGCCCGGCCCGGTTCCGACGTGTCGGTCGGGGCGCTGGAGACGGTCTGTCTGCACGTACTGCCCGAGGTGCTCTCGCGCCACCGCGCGCTGTATCCGGAGGCCCGGGTCCGGATCGCCCAGGACAACCGGGGCGAGCTGTACAAGGCGGTGCGCCGGGGCGACCTGGACGTCTGTCTGACCTTCGGTGATCCGCCGGTGGACGCGGGGCTGCGCGCCGAGACACTGGCCCGGGAGCCGCTGGTGGTCATCGCACCACCCGACCATCCGCTGGCCGCGCACGGTCGCTCCCACCTCGCGGAGCTCGCTGCGGAGCCCTTCCTGGCCACCGGACACGGCTGCGGGTTCCGGGAGATGTACGACAAGGCCTTCACGGGCCGGGTCGCCAAGGAACCCGTCGCGGAGGTGGCGAGCATCGGCGCGCTGAGCGCGTGCGTGGCCGCCGGGATGGGCTGCGCGCTGCTGCCGCACCTCGCGGTGCGCGCCCAGGCCGACCGGGGCGAGATCGCGATCGTCGAGGTCGACGACGCGGATCTGCACACCTCGGTCACGATGACGTGGCTGGACCGGAATTCGGCCAATCCGAATCTGACGGGGCTGCAGGCGGTTATACGGGATCATCTGGCGGGCTGA
- a CDS encoding MFS transporter: MSTQAESQRAPLAPERTGRPSRTLLIGLSLGYFMVLLDMTIVSVALPAISADLRIGSTGLQWVVNGYTITFAALLLTAGRLSDRYGGRRVFLWGLVAFGLLSGVTAAASSLGVMVALRLALGGAGALLLPSSLAVITNAHTEAADRARAVGNWAAITGAALAAGPLVGGLLTDTVGWRAVFLINVPLAAVSYVITVRLAPETARKQRGGLDVTGQLSAVIALGALSYALIEGPGKGWGTGPVLLALVLAVVAAVVFVTAEKRAGDAAMLPPRMFRGRGFSAALGSGLLANFGLSGLLFTLSLYFQESRGYSSLAAGLAFLPLTLPTAFNPLFAGRLVGRIGPRGPAITGFLLMGFGALLQAPFTEDSALAPGATVVGLLAFGFGVSFALPALVAGMAGSVPADLAGIGAGALNSARQVGASLGVAVLGVLLDLSSTNADGTRRALVVTGLTLLLGALIAGAGLKGRTAS, from the coding sequence ATGTCGACGCAGGCAGAATCCCAGCGGGCTCCCCTCGCCCCGGAGCGAACCGGAAGGCCCTCGCGGACCCTGCTGATCGGCCTCTCGCTCGGCTACTTCATGGTTCTGCTGGACATGACGATCGTCTCGGTGGCGCTTCCCGCCATCTCCGCTGACCTCCGCATCGGATCGACCGGTCTGCAGTGGGTCGTCAACGGCTACACGATCACGTTCGCCGCGTTACTGCTCACCGCGGGCCGGCTGTCCGACCGGTACGGCGGTCGCCGGGTCTTCCTGTGGGGCCTCGTCGCCTTCGGGCTGCTCTCCGGTGTCACCGCCGCCGCGAGCAGCCTGGGCGTCATGGTCGCCCTGCGGCTCGCCCTCGGCGGCGCCGGAGCGCTGCTACTGCCGTCCTCCCTCGCCGTCATCACCAACGCCCATACGGAGGCCGCCGACCGCGCCCGTGCCGTCGGCAACTGGGCGGCGATCACCGGCGCGGCCCTCGCCGCCGGTCCGCTCGTCGGCGGTCTGCTCACCGACACCGTCGGCTGGCGCGCCGTCTTCCTCATCAACGTGCCGCTGGCCGCGGTGAGTTACGTCATCACCGTGCGCCTCGCCCCCGAGACGGCCCGCAAGCAGCGCGGCGGTCTCGACGTCACCGGTCAGCTCAGCGCCGTGATCGCCCTCGGCGCCCTGTCGTACGCGCTGATCGAGGGGCCGGGCAAGGGCTGGGGGACCGGTCCGGTGCTGCTCGCCCTGGTGCTGGCGGTGGTCGCGGCGGTCGTGTTCGTCACCGCGGAGAAGCGGGCCGGGGACGCGGCGATGCTGCCGCCGCGGATGTTCCGCGGCCGTGGCTTCTCCGCCGCCCTCGGCTCGGGTCTGCTCGCCAACTTCGGTCTGTCCGGGCTGCTGTTCACGCTGTCGCTGTACTTCCAGGAGAGCCGCGGCTACTCCTCCCTCGCGGCCGGCCTGGCCTTCCTGCCGCTCACCCTGCCCACCGCCTTCAACCCCCTCTTCGCCGGGCGCCTCGTCGGCCGGATCGGCCCGCGCGGCCCCGCCATCACCGGGTTCCTGCTGATGGGCTTCGGCGCGCTGCTCCAGGCGCCGTTCACCGAGGACTCGGCGCTCGCGCCGGGGGCCACCGTGGTGGGCCTGCTCGCCTTCGGTTTCGGTGTCTCCTTCGCGCTGCCCGCGCTGGTCGCGGGCATGGCGGGTTCCGTACCGGCCGATCTGGCAGGCATCGGCGCGGGTGCGCTCAACTCCGCCCGCCAGGTGGGAGCTTCCCTCGGTGTCGCCGTCCTCGGCGTGCTCCTCGACCTGTCCTCGACCAACGCCGACGGCACCCGGCGGGCGCTCGTCGTCACCGGTCTGACGCTGCTGCTCGGCGCGCTGATCGCGGGTGCGGGACTCAAAGGGCGTACCGCGAGCTGA